The following are from one region of the Rhodopirellula sp. P2 genome:
- a CDS encoding PA14 domain-containing protein: protein MRRIPKLVRASDFSCSGTLAGLGRRPWIGSAATFAVLAWMALPISAAESNSPDSVIAENPILSAGLKIYTEQCLQCHGEKGSGTEDYYPDPLVGDGSIGELTAIIVDTMPEEDPDLCVGDDAAAVAAYIHHAFYSEAAQIRNRPPRQSLQRLTGTQFRQSLSDLYAQFAGLRETTWERHQSERGLSVSIYSGKGWKKEDRKIERTDPVVDFEFGNEGPGDGVPWDEFHAHWDGGLRVEQTGRYEIVVRSKTSFTMDFGHDSKQLIDNHVQSEGRDEFRRPLMLTGGRIYPLKIDLNQRKRKGETPPASISLSWVPPGGVEAIIPSSALVPGWNPPAFQLSTTMPPDDSSYGFERGISVDVAWDTAVTAGAIEFAVAMRDQLWSDYLQKHRKDKGSREEKLKSFLTNFVTVAHRGSEEEVQPERIVVPAIEAFEDETDIIKSVVLMTLKSPRFLYPSLDADRTVSQQVANRLALVLHDSLPADGWLQVRIDKDHLQDEQAIRLAAERMVDDARTRVKLKQMLHHWMELGPEDDLRKDDEKYPGFSEELIADLRTSLDRFLDETIWSETSDFRQLLAADWAFTNPRLAGFYGDAWKPAESNDEHADQKEGAAEWTRSVRDPNIHVGVLTHPLVMARLSYHAATSPIHRGVFLIRHVMGRTLRPPNEAFSPLSPDLHPDLTTRERVALQTSPESCQICHSRINPLGFALEQFDAVGRFREKDMNKNVNAAGSYLTRDDERIEFEGARGLAEVAIANPDTHRAFVTRMFQYFVKQPVASYGADRLDQLTESFRQSDYNVRKLLVEIAVIAASDALPDSGQKKKTPKNNQTAGA, encoded by the coding sequence ATGCGACGCATTCCAAAATTGGTACGCGCCTCCGACTTCTCCTGCTCTGGCACTTTGGCTGGGCTGGGGAGAAGACCTTGGATTGGTTCGGCTGCAACGTTCGCAGTGCTTGCTTGGATGGCGCTGCCGATTTCGGCCGCTGAGAGCAACTCACCTGATTCTGTGATCGCGGAAAATCCGATTTTATCCGCGGGGCTGAAGATTTACACCGAACAGTGTTTGCAGTGTCATGGCGAAAAGGGTTCCGGAACGGAGGATTACTACCCGGATCCTTTGGTGGGCGATGGCTCGATCGGTGAGTTGACCGCAATCATTGTCGACACGATGCCGGAAGAAGATCCCGACCTTTGTGTTGGCGACGACGCGGCTGCCGTGGCCGCTTACATCCACCATGCGTTCTACAGCGAAGCGGCCCAGATTCGGAATCGTCCGCCACGTCAGTCGTTGCAGCGTTTGACCGGGACGCAGTTCCGTCAAAGCCTGTCGGATTTGTACGCCCAATTCGCGGGTTTGCGGGAAACGACCTGGGAACGGCACCAGTCTGAACGCGGGCTGTCGGTCTCGATTTACTCAGGCAAGGGCTGGAAGAAGGAAGACCGAAAGATTGAACGCACTGACCCGGTCGTCGATTTCGAATTTGGCAACGAAGGTCCTGGCGACGGTGTTCCGTGGGACGAGTTCCATGCCCACTGGGACGGTGGATTGCGTGTCGAGCAAACCGGTCGCTATGAGATCGTTGTTCGCAGCAAGACTTCCTTCACAATGGACTTTGGTCACGATTCCAAGCAATTGATTGACAACCATGTTCAGTCGGAAGGTCGCGATGAGTTTCGTCGCCCGCTGATGTTGACGGGGGGGCGCATCTATCCCTTGAAGATCGATCTCAATCAACGCAAGCGAAAAGGCGAAACGCCACCGGCCAGCATTTCGTTGTCTTGGGTCCCGCCCGGCGGAGTGGAAGCGATCATTCCTTCCTCGGCGCTTGTGCCCGGTTGGAATCCGCCTGCATTTCAGTTGTCCACCACGATGCCGCCCGATGACAGCAGCTATGGGTTTGAGCGAGGGATCTCGGTTGATGTGGCTTGGGATACCGCCGTCACCGCGGGTGCGATTGAGTTCGCAGTCGCGATGCGAGACCAGCTGTGGAGCGACTATCTCCAGAAACACCGCAAGGACAAAGGTTCACGGGAAGAAAAACTGAAGAGCTTCCTGACGAACTTTGTCACCGTTGCTCACCGGGGAAGCGAAGAGGAAGTCCAGCCCGAACGCATCGTGGTGCCTGCCATCGAGGCGTTTGAAGACGAAACCGACATCATCAAGTCCGTCGTGTTGATGACACTGAAGTCACCTCGCTTCCTGTACCCGAGCCTCGATGCGGATCGAACGGTTTCGCAACAAGTGGCCAATCGATTGGCTCTGGTTTTGCACGACTCGCTGCCAGCGGATGGTTGGTTGCAGGTCCGAATCGACAAGGATCACTTGCAGGACGAACAAGCGATTCGTCTGGCTGCGGAGCGGATGGTCGATGACGCTCGGACTCGCGTGAAGCTGAAGCAAATGCTTCATCACTGGATGGAGCTGGGGCCCGAGGACGATCTTCGCAAGGATGACGAGAAGTACCCCGGTTTCAGCGAAGAGTTGATCGCGGATCTGCGGACGTCACTTGATCGGTTCTTGGACGAAACGATCTGGAGTGAAACCAGTGATTTCCGTCAGCTGTTAGCGGCCGATTGGGCGTTCACGAATCCGCGTTTGGCAGGTTTTTACGGGGACGCCTGGAAACCAGCCGAATCAAACGACGAACACGCGGATCAGAAAGAGGGAGCTGCTGAGTGGACCCGATCTGTTCGCGACCCGAACATTCATGTGGGTGTGCTGACGCATCCGTTGGTGATGGCTCGACTGTCTTACCACGCGGCGACGTCGCCGATTCACCGCGGCGTGTTTTTGATTCGCCACGTGATGGGACGAACCTTGCGACCGCCCAACGAAGCCTTCTCGCCACTCAGCCCTGATTTGCATCCGGATTTGACGACCCGTGAACGCGTGGCGTTGCAAACCAGTCCTGAAAGCTGCCAGATTTGCCATTCGCGAATCAACCCGCTCGGGTTTGCACTTGAGCAATTCGATGCGGTGGGCAGGTTTCGCGAAAAGGACATGAACAAAAACGTCAATGCGGCGGGCAGTTATCTGACTCGCGATGACGAACGAATCGAATTCGAAGGGGCTCGTGGGTTGGCCGAAGTGGCCATCGCGAATCCGGACACACACCGAGCCTTTGTGACTCGGATGTTCCAGTACTTCGTCAAGCAACCGGTGGCGTCTTACGGTGCCGATCGCTTGGATCAATTGACCGAATCCTTTCGGCAATCGGACTACAACGTCCGAAAGCTGTTGGTCGAAATTGCCGTGATTGCGGCGAGTGATGCGTTGCCTGATTCAGGGCAGAAGAAGAAAACACCCAAGAACAACCAAACGGCGGGAGCTTGA
- a CDS encoding DUF1552 domain-containing protein, whose amino-acid sequence MEPTAPRKPSKRLSRRRFLQRTGISAAALNFTMNLPSLALAADATPRQRLIIVFSPNGVIPDHFWPKGDEEKLEFKRILKPLEPFADQTLTIKGLCNQIKGDGDGHMRGMGCLLTGIELFPGDIQGGSDTPAGWSMGISIDQFLKNQLQADPSTRTRFGSLEFGVMVPDRADTWTRMSYAGANQPVAPIDDPYKMFDKLYGQAKNRELLASVLDDLTDDFKKIESMVSMEDRHLLQQHVELVRKVEKDLKIELEASTKSVGHAVPELTPNVEVQNDNMPEITRMQMELLVSSMAADFARVATFQITNSVGQPRMRWLDIDEGHHGLSHEPDSNEDAYEKLIRINTWYCEQIAHLAKRLQDTPEPGGSGSMLDNTTIIWTNELGKGNSHTRNDIPFVCVGGGLGLRTGRAKDYGKVSHNRFLLTIAEQMGFAQKSFGNPDFCGDGALTGLV is encoded by the coding sequence ATGGAACCCACTGCACCACGCAAACCATCGAAACGTCTTTCGCGTCGTCGGTTCTTGCAACGCACCGGCATCAGTGCCGCGGCGTTGAACTTCACGATGAACCTGCCCAGTTTGGCTTTGGCGGCCGATGCGACGCCACGTCAACGGTTGATCATCGTCTTCAGCCCCAACGGCGTGATTCCAGATCACTTCTGGCCGAAAGGTGATGAAGAGAAGTTGGAATTCAAACGCATTCTCAAACCGTTGGAACCGTTCGCGGACCAGACGCTGACGATCAAGGGTTTGTGCAACCAAATCAAAGGCGACGGTGACGGTCACATGCGCGGCATGGGATGTTTGCTGACCGGAATCGAGTTGTTCCCCGGGGACATCCAAGGCGGCAGCGACACGCCCGCGGGTTGGTCGATGGGCATCAGCATCGATCAATTCCTCAAGAATCAACTGCAAGCCGATCCATCGACGCGAACTCGTTTTGGTTCGTTGGAATTTGGTGTGATGGTTCCCGATCGTGCTGACACTTGGACTCGCATGTCTTATGCCGGAGCCAACCAACCGGTCGCACCGATCGACGACCCGTACAAGATGTTCGACAAACTCTACGGCCAAGCCAAAAACCGTGAGTTGCTGGCGAGTGTCTTGGACGATTTGACCGACGATTTCAAGAAAATTGAATCGATGGTCAGCATGGAAGATCGGCACTTGTTGCAGCAGCACGTGGAACTGGTTCGCAAGGTCGAAAAGGACCTGAAGATTGAACTGGAAGCCAGCACCAAATCGGTCGGTCACGCGGTTCCCGAGTTGACGCCCAACGTCGAAGTCCAGAACGACAACATGCCCGAGATCACTCGGATGCAAATGGAGTTGTTGGTCAGTTCGATGGCGGCCGACTTCGCTCGCGTCGCGACGTTCCAAATCACGAACAGTGTCGGCCAACCGCGGATGCGTTGGTTGGACATCGATGAAGGGCATCACGGTCTATCGCACGAGCCCGATTCGAATGAGGACGCGTACGAGAAACTGATTCGGATCAACACGTGGTACTGCGAGCAAATCGCTCACCTGGCAAAACGTTTGCAGGACACGCCTGAGCCCGGTGGCAGCGGATCGATGCTGGACAACACCACGATTATCTGGACGAACGAGCTGGGCAAAGGCAACTCGCACACCCGCAACGACATTCCGTTTGTGTGTGTCGGCGGTGGCCTGGGGCTGCGGACGGGACGCGCCAAAGATTACGGCAAGGTGTCTCACAACCGATTCCTGCTGACGATTGCGGAGCAGATGGGATTCGCTCAGAAATCGTTCGGGAACCCCGACTTCTGTGGTGATGGGGCGCTGACCGGACTCGTGTAG